The Ananas comosus cultivar F153 linkage group 22, ASM154086v1, whole genome shotgun sequence genome segment AGAATAGATAATGTGATATAGCTGCCACGTAATGAACTTCCTCTCCGAGCTTTCTTGTaaaaccaaataataataataataataataataataataatttgacttTTGCTTATCTATCGCTTACTTACTATTTAAGAAAGGacttttttgtatttagtttctcacaaaaaaaatttttataactaaccCCACAAAACTTATATTTATAAGATTGACTCTATCCCTGCCAGGCAACCGCCATACAAGCGCCATGTGATGTGGCAATAGGTTAAGTTGAACATAGTAAATCATTCATCATAtctaaatacggtgaataattcactgtACGTGTCCTTCCTAAATCCTAAACCCGAAATATTACGTAACAccatagtaaaaaaataatgaaacacAATTAACAATTCACTGTCATGTTCAACTAACCTACGCCGCCGTCCATGCTCGCATGGTAGGGATAGGACTAATCtttaaaaacataaattttatgaGACTATttgtagaattttctttttcgagggggggctaaatgcaaaaatagCCCAAAAGAAAATATGTTTACTCTTTGTTCCCTACTCAACCACCGAGGCGACACATAACACGCGCAGAGTCACGGAGGTTCCTTCCCCACTTCAACAAGCTCCCTCTCTTTTGctctgtagagagagagagagagagagagagagagagagagggagaggggagaggggggagatggagaggaaggtggtggtggtgtgcGGCGTCGTCGGGTTCCTAGGGCTCCTCTCCGCCGCGCTCGGATTCGCCGCCGAGGGCACCAGGGTTAAGGTGAGCCcttcgctcgctctctctctagggttgtGAGGATCGCGACTCGGTGCGCGGggagtttagggttttgggCGATTTGGCCGCGAATGGGTTTTGGTCGAAAGAGGCCGGTGAAATTTTGGTGATTTTATGTTTGGGGACGTGGAAAGGAGAGATCTTTTGCTAATGTGTTGTTGCTTGTGGTGGTGTTTATGAAGTATTGCGAGGGATTCGTGGGTTGATGGTgttatttctcttcttattctGGATATGTTTTTTGGATGGTAGTGTTGCTGATTACTTCTATTGTTAGCTAATATTTAGTTTATTAGGATTTGTGGGTTGATGCTATTATTACTGTTTATTCATCTTCTTAAATTAATTGAGTTTTTTGGATGTGTTTTTAGATGGTAGTGTTGCTGATTACTTCTATTGATAACTAAGATTTagtttattagaatttttggcTAATCATCTTGGTTACCAAAAATTTGTTATTGTTTTGGTCTAGATGATTATAGGATGTTTATGGGTATATGAAGGTTGGGCCAACTTCtttaatgttttcttttttatttttttcactactATTACTTTTGCTGGTATATATGATGTTATCACGTTATTTTATCATTGTTATCAAAATCTAGTTTTAAGACGCCAACGCACATGATGGATATGAAAGAGACGTGCATTGAGAGGTGAGGTAGGAGATGGGGATTTAACCCATTATATAATGCGGGAATTTAACCCATTAAATGTTGAAGGTGGGGGATTGAACCCATGTCCTCGCGGAACGATTGGGTTTAGAATTGGCTTTGATATCACGAAACCCAAGAAGATCAATAGTAGGAAACGGGCTTAggaatatatattaacaataaTCCTTCTCTATTATGCTTTCATTTGGTGATAAGTTTTGAATACTAATAATACCTTCTTTACTTCTCTTATTTCAATGTGTTCTCTCCTGAAACTTGGTTATCATGTTAGCGTATGAACTGTTTATTAGCCTATGTATGATCTTTAAGAGGAAATTTTCTCATTATTAGTTATACTTGGATAGTTGGATCTTATCTGGTAGCTGCAAAGACCAAAAGTTGCCtgaattcttttcttttgtttgattGATCGGCTGAACATGTCCTTCTGGAATCTGAGATTTTGCAGTTTTCTCGTACCAATTGCTGCATATTCTCTTCCTCGGTACTGGTCGTAGCTATGCAACATTCTGATCCAGGATGTGATCTGTATATCAACTATGCAACCAAAACTTTCTCTTAATTGAATGCTGTGCAGTTATTAAAGAACAAACTGAAGCGCAATGCCTTATTAGCTCTCCTATTTCAATTCTACAAAAGTTCTTTTTTCCCACTGGTGCCCTTGTTCTAGTAATGGATGAAAAGACGAAAAGTAACAGAAAAGTCCTCGTTTCTATATTCATTTGCCATTAAATTTAGCTCTTATTCACTTTATACCTAGTGTTGCTGAAATTCCTGGTCATACAGGTTTTCCTAGTCCTGCTTTGATAAACGAGCAATTCTTATAGCTGTCTTTTTAGTCTATATTGCATGAGATCATCATCTAAATAAATATAGTCCATGTTGGTGTGTATCTCATTGCATCAAATGCAAAATAAGGTTCTTAATAATGCAAAATAAGATTGCGCATTTCATACTTGAGGCTTCATCCCTTTTCTTTCCATCGTGGCTTATGTTACTTCTTCATTTTTAGTTTCTGAATGTAAACATATATTACTAGATGCTAGTGGTCTTGAATTACCCCTAAATTTTTCTTTGGTTTCTCTTTAGTCAATTGAATAAGTCGGGTACGTTGCTCTCTTTTGATAAAACCAGTCAATACCATTCCATATGCTACTagaccctctctctccccccttttTCAGGTGCAAAACCTGGAAATTGTAGTGTATTCTACAGTGCAAAAGCTTTCTCATGGAATGTGTTTATTTTTATCTATGCTTCTAGAGAGGGAATAATTAGTTTTACTATAAATTCTTATCTTGAACATACTTTCAAAGTGCTGATATAAATCAAGCTCTAATAGTATGCCACCAGACCTTTGCTTGCTGACACATGCATCCTACATTATTTAGCTATTTTGTGTttatgtttgtttgtttgtttttttttttcataacttTTTCGAATAGAATCCATGGAAGGAAAAGTATTTCTAAATGATTTAAGGAAACATTACACATTCTCTAGCTAGTTGTTTCGCAGCGAAGAGTGGCTTAACTCCATATAGAAGCCTTAGAATAGCTATTTTCCCATTCGAGAACATTTTCATTCCCTGTTGTGATTCTTGCAGGCTTCCGACGTGCAAACGACAGGGGCGGATCAATGTATATATCCGAGGAGCCCGGCCTTGGTCCTGGGGCTGGCATCGGCGGTCGCTCTTATGATGGCGCAAGCCATCATAAATACTGTAGCCGGGTGCATATGTTGCAAGAAGCATCCGCATCCCTCGGGCACCAATTGGACTGTAGGGTTGATCTCCTTCATAGTTTCTTGGTAATCTTCTGCtacttgaattttaattttccgGAATGCTGTTGTCTAACATTTTACCCATTTAAATCTTATCGAGAAATGAAACTGATTGAATTTCTCAGCTAGTCTGAGCAAAGACTGAGCCAGGCTGCTCCCGGATTGTTTAGGGCATTTATTTGCTCAAGTCTTCTTCTCACTGATCTAATTTCTCtgttaattcttttttattttgtgaaatATTCCTCAAATCTTGCAAATTTGATGAATAGTAGTCACCAATTAATTGGCGTAAGCTCTGCAACTCATTTGCATTTTAATAACACGATATAATAGAACTTGATCATGATccttttttgaattatttattattactcATCCATGTTATCTTGTTAAACATAAATCTCATGCACAAGTGCTAACTATTTGGATCGTAAATGAGCTTATCTTAGTTGCTTTATAAGCCAACTTTCCTTGCATGCAAATGCTTGTAGGCTTCTTCAGTTCTCTGTAAATTTCTCTCCATGTATTAGCTAGTTCATAGATGCTTCTAATACTTTCGAATACATTGAATGGCTCGATTGCAAACTCGCATGCCCTAGCAGCACCACAGCTGAACTCTCCGTAAGTACATATTTATGTAATGAAAAGGTGATGACGAAATGCGACGATTATCTTCGTCCTTCCCGTTACTACTGTTTAGATGTATCGACAATGGCGCCATCTTTTTTAATAATACTTATGATGTAGAAGagtaaaagaaaaagggttaaaaaaaagaaaaattttgagaaaaaataatgaaaaagaaagaaagagaaatttgATGTATGATAActgttttaagtttttttttgaaaatttgtcttgttatattttgattatttttccaCTTTCAATTTTGTGATTCTTTGCCCTGGCATGCAGGGTGACCTTCATAATTGCATTCCTTCTATTGCTGACGGGTGCAGCCCTAAATGACCAGAGAGGCGAAGAGAGCATGTACTTTGGGAGCTTCTGCTACGTGGTCAAGCCCGGCGTTTTCTCCGGCGGGGCCGTCCTTGCCCTTGCTAGTGTCGCGCTTGGGATCGTTTACTATGTCGCATTATCATCGTCAAAGATCAATTCGGAGCCAGTTTGGGGCCCGCAGCAGATCCAAAACCATGGCATCGCCATGGGCCAGCCCGTGATCCCCCCGCAGAGCACGCAGCCCGTCTTTGTGCACGAGGACACGTACAACCGGCAACAGTTCCCGTGATCGGACAGCGCTCTCTTTCGACAGAAACTTTCTCTTTCGACAGAAACTTTTTCCGACTGTTTACTTTGCTGTTTCTCGAAGATCATGTTATTGGTTTGTATAGAGAGTTGCATCTTGGAAAAATATTTGCAAACTAGTCACTAGGTTTTGTTTTGTATAGAGATTATGAATCTTGAAATTAGTTGGATGGCTACATGAGagtgttctatttttttttccccttccatTGTTgcgagattttatttttatttttattttcttaaatcagtatATTTGCTAGTAATATGTGACGGTTTCTTCGCTGATGATGTTCGTCGCGTAGCGTTTTTCTACGCATTTCGAATATGTTATCGTGATAGGTTGTTTTTTTATGACCCAGAATCAGCCGATAAGCGAGTTGATATTTGCTCCCAGAGTTTTGGTGTAATTTTTTCGAGCTTCATATGCTGCAGTAGTACAGCTGCAGATGCAGTTCATTGCCAGCATTGTTTTACTGCTGCTTCACTTCATCTGAGTTTTCCGTCGTCACAATTATTTCAAAATCTTGTGAGGATGATTTCGCATTACTTTGTTAGTAATTGCTTGATTTTTTGTTGTGCATTTCGTAATCTTGTGAGGATGATTTCGCATTATTTTGTTAGTAATTGCTTGATGTTTTGTTGTGCATTGGTTTTAAGCTGAAATATCAGAAGAGAGGATTCATAAAAAAGCCATAAAATGAAAGAATAAATTACCCAAAGAAGAAGATTCAGCCCCTGTGTGTTTGTTTCGCCAGAAGTGGAGAGAGATGCAGTGGTTTTTGACTGCGAATTCCCACTTCTGTTGTTTATTTCATCATAACTTCACCTTCAGTCGAAATTCaaactcttcaaaatagtgtaaTCAATTACGACACACTCCAGGTCAAAGTGAATTTTTGggattaaagtgagaaaaaataagaaaatattaattcatCTCTCATACATCCAACTTTTATACCATTtacttttcatccaaacaaactACAAAACTCAGAAAACTTCAGTTTCACAGCCGTATAACCAAACAATggaagaaaagtaatttttatattaactttAATTCATCCAAAAGTCTGCTTCAACCTGAACTTCACCATCGGTGAAACGAACAGGCAAGTATACAATATGATTACacaactttttcttttatttgtaaatcacaaatccttcaAAAGCAATAGATTCATATTGTTCACAATGCACATCTCCAAGTGCCTTTAAATAGGACTAATACATCATCCACAATTTTCTCGGATCTCATACTCGCATCGATCTTACTTATTCCCTCAGCCTCGTCAATCTGAAGCAAATCCAACTGAGACCGCAACAAGCTCGCGGGCATGAAATGTTTCCCCTCCTCTGATCTTTTCTTCATCCTTGCGGCGATTAGCTCTGCCGGGGCTTCCAAACACATGAATTTCACTCTGCATTTAGAGAAACTCCCAGGC includes the following:
- the LOC109727335 gene encoding uncharacterized protein LOC109727335, producing MERKVVVVCGVVGFLGLLSAALGFAAEGTRVKASDVQTTGADQCIYPRSPALVLGLASAVALMMAQAIINTVAGCICCKKHPHPSGTNWTVGLISFIVSWVTFIIAFLLLLTGAALNDQRGEESMYFGSFCYVVKPGVFSGGAVLALASVALGIVYYVALSSSKINSEPVWGPQQIQNHGIAMGQPVIPPQSTQPVFVHEDTYNRQQFP